A genomic window from Helicobacter suis HS1 includes:
- the rplD gene encoding 50S ribosomal protein L4, producing MMKARVLDQQGQATGTLDLPARYQEINAHNLYLFVKYYRALARANTAKSKNRGEVSGGGRKPWSQKGGGRARAGSITSPVFVGGGVSHGATNERNYHLKINKKQKKLALEYALAQKALADKLVVMENIQIPSKKTKDAHAFLKNLGFRDVLLIQHALDENSVLAFRNLPNCFLVESSEVNGYIVAAFSAVIMERSAFEALISAKEGE from the coding sequence ATCATGAAAGCAAGAGTCTTAGATCAGCAAGGGCAGGCAACAGGAACGCTAGATCTGCCTGCTAGGTATCAAGAGATCAACGCGCATAATTTATATTTATTTGTCAAGTACTACCGCGCTCTAGCACGCGCCAACACCGCTAAAAGCAAGAATCGCGGTGAAGTCAGTGGCGGGGGGCGCAAACCTTGGAGCCAAAAGGGAGGCGGACGCGCTAGGGCAGGCAGTATCACCTCTCCTGTGTTTGTGGGCGGGGGTGTATCCCACGGGGCCACTAATGAGCGCAACTACCACCTTAAGATTAATAAAAAGCAGAAAAAATTAGCCCTAGAGTATGCTTTAGCTCAAAAGGCTTTAGCGGATAAATTAGTTGTAATGGAGAACATCCAAATCCCTAGTAAAAAAACTAAGGACGCCCACGCTTTCTTGAAAAATCTAGGTTTTAGAGATGTGTTATTGATCCAACATGCTTTAGATGAAAATTCGGTTCTAGCTTTTAGAAATTTACCTAATTGTTTTTTAGTAGAATCAAGCGAGGTAAATGGGTATATAGTTGCAGCCTTTAGTGCTGTTATCATGGAAAGGTCCGCATTTGAGGCTCTTATCTCAGCCAAAGAAGGAGAATGA
- the rplC gene encoding 50S ribosomal protein L3, whose product MEYLVQKIGMSRIVGASSVPVTLLKVLDSKVCEIKEGQLLVAYALHKKHNKAIAGQQKKYQLSQEFNHFATLKGHVEAVGDLSIEPLEGVQYIKATFYTKGRGFSGAMKRWNFQGGPAAHGSRFHRRLGSIGNREWPGRVQKGKKMAGHYGNEKVTCHNQVLSFDKENKILVLKGSTAGYAGAYGRISIQKGRS is encoded by the coding sequence ATGGAATATTTAGTGCAAAAAATCGGGATGAGTCGCATTGTGGGGGCTAGTAGCGTACCTGTAACTTTGCTTAAAGTTTTAGATAGCAAGGTTTGCGAGATTAAAGAGGGGCAGTTATTAGTGGCTTATGCCCTGCATAAAAAACACAATAAAGCCATTGCCGGCCAGCAGAAAAAATACCAGTTAAGCCAAGAATTTAACCATTTTGCTACTTTAAAAGGGCATGTGGAAGCGGTGGGGGATTTGAGTATAGAACCTTTAGAGGGGGTACAATACATCAAGGCCACCTTTTATACTAAAGGGCGAGGCTTTAGTGGGGCGATGAAGCGTTGGAATTTCCAAGGCGGACCAGCAGCCCACGGGAGTCGTTTCCACCGCCGTTTAGGCTCAATTGGGAATAGAGAGTGGCCGGGACGAGTACAGAAAGGTAAAAAAATGGCAGGGCACTATGGCAATGAAAAAGTAACCTGCCATAACCAAGTACTCTCCTTTGATAAAGAAAACAAAATTCTAGTCCTCAAGGGATCGACGGCTGGCTATGCAGGTGCTTATGGCCGTATCAGTATCCAGAAAGGAAGATCATGA
- a CDS encoding ATP-binding protein has translation MALFVAKNYKKPIYVDATDWRLPLDALFKFLPSFAQDYGADLLILKHPPKDSPLPTLPTLLIQRDTSNTPEGFKQQAISPLSFSEFVHFCNKDPATLLARFLKEGNLPEMLALSSHEKMLKKQALFTLEFGAQTPLFKAILPFQAKSLSTNHLYTQLKKQLKISKDTLYRFLASLQANQMLLSIPTEKGYPKLYFYDFSLPYTFSYSHPLPPVFENMIALELARFFGLSTLTSLSSVLRIQTNQRAYCFLPLAFPTQEQLEYSLPLLLKKIPADPLFCISLNPLPFSCKLPCTLCDFLTFCLKILPTL, from the coding sequence TTGGCTCTGTTTGTCGCTAAGAATTATAAAAAGCCCATTTATGTAGACGCCACAGACTGGCGTTTGCCCTTAGACGCGCTTTTTAAATTTTTACCCTCCTTTGCTCAAGATTATGGAGCAGATCTGCTTATCCTCAAACACCCCCCTAAAGATTCTCCCCTGCCTACTTTGCCTACTTTACTCATTCAAAGAGACACCAGCAACACCCCAGAGGGTTTTAAGCAACAAGCCATTTCCCCTTTAAGTTTTTCTGAATTTGTCCATTTTTGCAACAAAGACCCTGCTACTCTCCTTGCTCGTTTTTTAAAAGAGGGGAATTTGCCTGAAATGCTAGCTTTATCCTCGCATGAGAAAATGCTTAAAAAACAAGCGCTTTTTACCTTAGAATTTGGCGCACAAACCCCTCTTTTTAAAGCAATTTTGCCTTTCCAAGCTAAGAGTTTGAGTACAAATCACCTCTACACCCAGCTTAAAAAGCAACTTAAAATTTCTAAAGATACTCTTTATCGCTTCCTTGCCTCTTTACAAGCTAACCAAATGCTTTTATCCATTCCCACAGAAAAGGGCTATCCTAAGCTCTATTTCTATGACTTTTCCTTGCCCTATACTTTTAGTTACAGCCACCCCCTCCCCCCTGTGTTTGAAAACATGATCGCTTTAGAATTAGCCCGCTTTTTTGGATTATCTACCCTCACCTCCTTATCCTCTGTTTTAAGAATACAAACAAATCAGCGCGCCTATTGCTTTCTCCCTTTAGCTTTCCCCACACAAGAGCAACTTGAATACAGTCTACCCCTGCTTTTAAAAAAGATACCCGCAGACCCGCTTTTTTGTATCAGCCTTAACCCCCTACCCTTTTCTTGCAAACTTCCTTGTACCCTCTGTGATTTCCTCACTTTTTGTCTAAAAATCCTCCCCACTCTTTAG
- a CDS encoding 50S ribosomal protein L23 encodes MADITDIKAILYTEKSLSMQESGRIVIQTSIGVSKNQLKAIFKDYFGFVPLKINSLRQEGKAKRFKGRAGQRSSYKKFYVTLPKDANIAALSA; translated from the coding sequence ATGGCAGACATCACGGATATAAAAGCAATTCTTTATACGGAAAAATCCCTGTCTATGCAGGAAAGTGGGAGGATTGTGATTCAAACTTCTATTGGTGTGAGTAAAAACCAACTCAAGGCAATTTTTAAGGATTACTTTGGTTTTGTGCCTCTTAAGATCAATTCTTTGCGTCAAGAGGGCAAAGCCAAGCGGTTTAAGGGTAGGGCAGGACAGCGCAGTAGCTATAAAAAGTTTTATGTAACCCTCCCCAAAGATGCCAATATTGCGGCTTTAAGCGCTTAA
- the rpsJ gene encoding 30S ribosomal protein S10 has protein sequence MEKIRLKLKAYDHRVLDRSVVAIVEAVKRSGSEIRGPIPLPTKNRRYTVLRSPHINKDSREQFEIRVHSRLIDIMAATPETVDSLMKLDLAPEVEVEVTSMEEK, from the coding sequence ATGGAAAAGATACGACTCAAGTTGAAAGCCTACGATCACCGCGTATTAGATCGCTCTGTCGTGGCGATTGTGGAGGCGGTGAAACGATCGGGCTCTGAGATTAGAGGGCCTATTCCTCTGCCAACCAAAAACAGGCGCTATACCGTGCTACGCTCCCCTCACATCAACAAAGATTCCAGAGAGCAGTTTGAAATCCGCGTACATAGCCGTTTGATTGATATTATGGCAGCCACTCCAGAGACGGTAGATAGTCTCATGAAACTTGATCTAGCCCCCGAGGTGGAAGTAGAAGTTACTTCTATGGAGGAAAAGTAA
- the ispG gene encoding flavodoxin-dependent (E)-4-hydroxy-3-methylbut-2-enyl-diphosphate synthase has protein sequence MVARFLTKKIFVGPVAVGGDAPISVQSMTYSQTHDIEATKSQIDRLKLAGADIVRVAVPYKKDALALKELKKATSLPLIADIHFHYQFALIAAESVDGIRINPGNIGSLEKIRSVAKACNARSLPIRIGVNAGSLEKQFALKYGPTPEGMVQSALYNTKLLEDVGFDNIKISLKASDVERTVLAYQKLRPLVPYPFHLGVTEAGSLFHSTIKSAMALGQLLREGIGDTMRVSITGELEEEIRVAKAILRYSGRQKEGITFISCPTCGRIESNLVALMAEVEQRLAHIKIPLDVSVMGCVVNALGEAQHADIAIAFGNKSGLILKKGKVIHKLPEDQLLETFVAEVQALADEHAKEIHALF, from the coding sequence TTGGTTGCGCGCTTTCTGACTAAAAAAATCTTTGTCGGTCCTGTGGCTGTGGGAGGCGATGCGCCTATTAGTGTGCAGAGCATGACCTATAGCCAAACCCATGATATAGAGGCCACTAAAAGCCAAATTGATCGCCTCAAATTAGCGGGAGCAGATATAGTACGCGTGGCTGTGCCCTATAAAAAAGACGCCCTTGCTCTTAAAGAATTGAAAAAAGCCACCTCTTTGCCCTTGATTGCAGACATTCATTTTCATTATCAATTTGCTCTTATTGCCGCTGAAAGCGTGGACGGTATCCGTATTAATCCGGGAAACATTGGCTCATTAGAAAAGATCAGATCTGTTGCTAAGGCTTGCAATGCACGCTCTTTGCCCATCCGTATTGGGGTAAATGCAGGGAGTTTAGAAAAACAATTTGCGCTCAAATACGGCCCTACGCCTGAGGGAATGGTACAATCTGCTCTTTATAACACCAAGCTTTTAGAAGATGTTGGGTTTGATAACATCAAGATTTCTTTAAAAGCTAGCGATGTAGAACGCACCGTTTTAGCCTACCAAAAACTCCGCCCGCTAGTTCCCTACCCCTTTCATTTAGGCGTAACAGAAGCCGGGAGTTTGTTTCACTCCACCATTAAAAGCGCGATGGCTCTAGGCCAATTGCTTAGAGAGGGCATAGGCGATACTATGCGGGTTTCTATTACAGGAGAACTAGAGGAGGAGATTCGCGTAGCTAAGGCCATTTTGCGTTATAGCGGGAGGCAAAAGGAGGGCATTACTTTTATTTCCTGCCCTACTTGTGGGCGCATTGAATCTAATCTAGTGGCTTTGATGGCTGAGGTAGAACAACGCCTAGCGCATATTAAAATCCCTTTAGATGTGAGCGTAATGGGTTGTGTGGTCAACGCGCTAGGGGAGGCTCAACACGCTGATATTGCGATTGCCTTTGGCAATAAAAGCGGGCTCATTCTTAAAAAAGGCAAGGTGATTCATAAATTACCCGAAGATCAGCTTTTAGAAACCTTTGTTGCTGAAGTGCAAGCCCTAGCAGATGAACATGCAAAGGAGATCCATGCCCTCTTTTAA
- the rplB gene encoding 50S ribosomal protein L2, producing the protein MAIKTYKPYTPSRRSMSTLSSADISAKPSVRKLLIKLPVHAGRNHQGRITSRHKEGGAKRLYRIIDFKRDKFGIEGKVASIEYDPYRNARIALIIYPDGDKRYILQPSGLKVGDTIIAAEGGLDIKPGFAMKLRSIPIGTIVHNVEMHPGAGGQLARSAGMSAQIMGKEGKYTTLRMPSGEMRYILSECMATIGVVGNEDFINTTIGKAGRNRYKRVRPQTRGSAMNPVDHPHGGGEGKTGSSGHPVSPWGLPTKGYKTRHKKASDRLIISRKKGK; encoded by the coding sequence ATGGCTATTAAAACTTACAAACCCTACACCCCCAGCCGTCGCTCTATGAGCACACTAAGCTCTGCAGACATCAGCGCAAAACCTAGTGTAAGAAAACTTTTAATCAAACTCCCCGTACACGCCGGGCGCAACCACCAAGGCCGTATCACTAGCCGCCACAAAGAGGGCGGGGCTAAACGGCTTTATCGCATCATTGATTTTAAACGCGATAAATTTGGCATTGAGGGCAAAGTTGCTAGTATTGAGTACGATCCTTACCGCAACGCCCGCATCGCTCTTATAATCTATCCTGATGGAGATAAGCGTTACATTTTACAACCCAGCGGTCTAAAAGTAGGCGATACCATCATCGCAGCAGAGGGCGGGTTAGATATTAAGCCGGGCTTTGCGATGAAGCTTAGGAGTATTCCTATTGGCACAATTGTACACAATGTAGAAATGCATCCGGGTGCGGGTGGGCAGTTAGCCAGAAGTGCCGGAATGAGCGCACAAATCATGGGCAAAGAGGGCAAGTACACGACTTTACGCATGCCAAGTGGCGAAATGCGTTATATTTTAAGCGAATGCATGGCCACTATTGGGGTGGTGGGCAATGAGGATTTTATTAACACCACCATTGGCAAGGCAGGGCGCAACCGCTATAAACGAGTCAGACCTCAGACTAGAGGTAGCGCAATGAACCCAGTTGATCACCCCCATGGGGGCGGTGAGGGTAAAACCGGATCTAGTGGACATCCGGTTTCGCCTTGGGGATTACCTACTAAGGGTTATAAAACCAGACATAAAAAAGCAAGCGATCGCTTGATCATTTCACGCAAGAAAGGCAAGTAA
- a CDS encoding tetrahydrodipicolinate N-succinyltransferase N-terminal domain-containing protein, with the protein MNMQRRSMPSFKPLAFGIAKMQYGQKSQKPLSACFLCLEWQPLEHSILKALEGLKPLSKTPSEAIYSIDKLFLKQALPYISQEKTPLSEVLLALNEQEENPQFSFYHFVILYEDGPCQSLQTAYLKLHALSLGKAPLRSLNLEGIFALLPNVAWSGNKAYELEWLREHEISLKMQDKFPCIDFVDKFPRYLMQIIPQFDNIRLLDSAKARFGAYLGKGGYTQMPGASYINFNAGVEGACMNEGRISSSVIVGEGTDIGGGAGILGVLSGGNSKPISVGKDCLLGVNSVLGISLGNGCIVDAGIGVLAGTIFYIASEELAKLQEINPQLETRDSGLYKGRELSGLHGLHFRQHSQTGKMVVLRSTRSIALNTDLHH; encoded by the coding sequence ATGAACATGCAAAGGAGATCCATGCCCTCTTTTAAACCCCTTGCCTTTGGCATTGCAAAAATGCAGTACGGACAAAAGAGTCAAAAGCCTTTGAGTGCGTGTTTTTTATGTTTGGAGTGGCAACCTTTAGAGCACTCCATTTTAAAGGCTTTGGAAGGGTTAAAACCCCTAAGTAAAACCCCAAGCGAGGCTATTTATAGCATTGATAAACTCTTTTTAAAGCAAGCTCTCCCCTACATTTCTCAAGAAAAAACCCCCCTTTCAGAAGTGCTTTTAGCCTTAAATGAGCAGGAGGAAAACCCGCAGTTTTCTTTTTATCACTTCGTTATTCTTTATGAAGATGGGCCATGCCAAAGTCTACAAACGGCCTATCTTAAACTCCACGCCCTTTCTCTAGGTAAAGCCCCTTTGCGTAGTTTAAATTTAGAAGGTATTTTTGCGCTGTTGCCTAATGTGGCTTGGAGTGGCAATAAAGCCTATGAATTAGAATGGTTACGCGAACATGAAATTTCTTTAAAAATGCAGGATAAATTTCCCTGTATAGATTTTGTAGACAAGTTCCCGCGCTATTTAATGCAAATCATTCCCCAGTTTGATAATATCCGCCTGCTAGATAGCGCTAAAGCGCGCTTTGGAGCTTATCTTGGCAAAGGGGGCTATACCCAAATGCCCGGGGCTAGCTATATTAATTTTAACGCCGGTGTAGAGGGGGCTTGCATGAATGAGGGGCGTATCTCCTCCTCTGTGATTGTAGGGGAGGGTACAGATATTGGCGGGGGCGCGGGGATTTTAGGCGTACTTAGCGGAGGCAATAGTAAACCTATTAGCGTGGGAAAAGATTGTCTTTTGGGGGTTAATAGTGTACTAGGCATTAGTTTAGGAAATGGTTGTATTGTAGATGCTGGTATTGGCGTGCTAGCGGGTACAATTTTTTATATAGCCTCTGAGGAATTAGCCAAATTGCAAGAAATCAACCCGCAACTAGAAACAAGAGATTCAGGGCTATATAAGGGTAGAGAATTATCCGGTTTGCATGGTTTGCATTTTAGGCAACACAGCCAAACGGGTAAAATGGTCGTTTTGCGTAGCACGCGCTCTATTGCGCTCAACACGGATTTACACCACTAG